One Epinephelus moara isolate mb chromosome 20, YSFRI_EMoa_1.0, whole genome shotgun sequence genomic window carries:
- the blm gene encoding recQ-like DNA helicase BLM isoform X2 has translation MSILPQNNLKEQLARHSNAAQSKLSLAKPKPGAFSFKKKTSSGTTKVEVPTKVTSSNVLANRNVNVPKNSVMTQSPLTFSNKLERPQKSKINNFFPVSSKGMSDSSTPAGNRAPAGQTPSAVSATKVTTAPTKSDNQFTSGNGGNSTSLDASLGISIDDWDDFDDFETPPAKAKNDSFSSEKSGKSANPVSSFSEEKTQHTEKLNHDASLRTPELSSSFGNKTGLSRSEQSRMDTDELEHGVDKSAVSPGPSSNQDPAEFEIEDSPVRKPRRRRLPSVHLTSVLSDSEEDNDDVVETFKEKTDDKKKWVDPKVIQLNDNSEPEDDLDYIPPSPIHDQISYTTSALETRSKSAGAESRDSPVQSKGPTTTLPEPSDHHSKDKTNEQLFSIMESICSLVDSIPEHELIGLSCGDELLLKRAQRKRILATGGGGLLKIQQPDSTVISEPRFTEKSLSCDTSSVMSCSTSVPIDFKKPPQIRRSSVISLDYDSDLSDSIINTQPLYSKNSETVSVKNQSSCDSPSALSLTKPSFDFSKKTSTDLDDSDLFFSPKKPVETVVQKKSNTPAAITPAEEMVLDEFYDDYFDIDDFNDSDIPDYYDKPPNSSTVTTTVKEGGPSKSSWDKKPTTPAPTPKPSTVCSPEPTFRNPAHDRFRGYNFPHSQEMMKIFHKRFGLHQFRFNQLEAINATIQTEDTFILMPTGGGKSLCYQLPACVSPGVTVVISPLKSLIVDQVQKLTTLDIPATSLSGNVSESEAGRIYMQLSRKDPIIKLLYVTPEKVSASNKLISALHNLYERGLLARFVIDEAHCVSQWGHDFRPDYKKLHELRHKFPKVPMMALTATATPRVQKDILNQLNMTRPQVFTMSFNRMNLKYAVLPKKPKKVDEDCINWIKKHYPRDSGIVYCLSRNDCDAMAESLQRAQILALSYHAGLSDSDREYVQNKWINQDGCQVICATIAFGMGIDKPDVRYVIHASLPKSVEGYYQESGRAGRDGEISHCILFYSYTDVHRIKRIISMDREGDRHTKATHFNNLHSMVHFCENMMECRRIQLLAYFGEMKFNKSFCKEHPDVSCDNCAKPNQYKMRNVTEDVKKIVRFAQENCEKVGARFGRTSQQNRLTLNMLVDIFIGSKSAKVQTGMFGMGGAYSRHNADRLFKKLVLDNVLVEDLYITNNGQAVSYISAGPKAMNVLSGHMQVEFYETESASSIRKHKAAVAKNVSQREEKVQECLKELTDLCKQLGKAFGIHYYNIFSTATLKKISEKLSSDAEVLLQIDGVTEDKLEKYGAEVIQLLEKYSAWQLPEEEQTVSGGDGWIDTAQGRAYGDLEDDTESSTYFNNKPAQGQKRKKAPFFKYSKKKKAYGNSSGNSKGRGNSSNKSFSSYSYRGGSKAAGRGSRSTAGDTSAGRRPGIMSVPTPQTSQRPFLKPTFSYLG, from the exons ATGTCTATTCTTCCACAAAATAACCTGAAGGAGCAGCTGGCGAGGCACAGCAATGCTGCTCAAAGCAAACTGTCTCTGGCTAAACCCAAACCGGG GGCCTTTTCTTTCAAAAAGAAGACCTCATCGGGTACAACCAAGGTGGAAGTCCCGACCAAGGTAACCAGCTCTAATGTTTTGGCAAACAGGAATGTCAATGTCCCTAAGAACAGTGTGATGACTCAATCTCCtttgacattttcaaacaagcttGAGAGACCTCAAAAATCCAAAATCAACAACTTCTTCCCTGTAAGTTCAAAAGGCATGTCGGACTCAAGCACCCCAGCAGGTAACCGTGCTCCTGCAGGTCAGACTCCTTCAGCAGTGTCTGCTACTAAGGTGACGACAGCTCCGACTAAATCTGACAACCAGTTCACTAGTGGCAATGGAGGCAACTCCACAAGTCTGGATGCATCTCTTGGAATCTCGATAGATGACTGGGatgattttgatgactttgaaACTCCTCCCGCCAAAGCAAAAAATGACTCATTCAGTTCAGAAAAATCTGGGAAGAGTGCCAATCCAGTGTCGTCTTTTAgtgaagaaaaaacacagcacacagagaAACTAAACCATGACGCCTCTCTCAGAACACCAGAGTTAAGCAGCAGTTTTGGAAACAAGACAGGTCTCTCCAGAAGTGAACAGTCTCGCATGGACACAGATGAACTGGAGCATGGTGTCGACAAATCTGCAGTTTCACCAGGACCTAGTTCGAATCAGGACCCAGCAGAGTTTGAAATTGAGGATTCTCCAGTTAGAAAGCCCAGAAGACGACGACTTCCCTCTGTTCATCTGACGTCTGTCCTGAGTGATAGTGAAGAGGACAACGATGATGTGGTGGAGacttttaaagaaaagacaG ACGATAAGAAAAAATGGGTTGACCCAAAGGTCATACAGCTTAATGACAACTCAGAGCCTGAAGATGATCTTGATTACATTCCCCCTTCTCCGATCCATGATCAGATCTCTTATACCACTTCTGCACTGGAGACCAG GTCTAAATCAGCTGGTGCTGAAAGCAGAGACAGTCCTGTGCAATCAAAGGGACCTACAACAACACTACCTGAACCCTCTGATCACCACTCAAAAGATAAAACAA ATGAGCAACTCTTCAGTATCATGGAGTCCATTTGTTCTCTGGTTGATTCCATCCCTGAACATGAACTGATAGGTTTGTCTTGTGGAGATGAGCTGTTGCTGAAGAGGGCTCAAAG GAAGAGGATTCTTGCAACAGGTGGTGGTGGTTTATTGAAGATACAGCAGCCAGACAGCACTGTGATTTCTGAACCCCGCTTTACAGAAAAATCCCTTAGCTGTGATACGTCTAGTGTTATGTCATGCAGCACCTCTGTGCCCATTGACTTCAAGAAGCCTCCTCAGATCAGGAGATCTTCAGTCATCTCTCTGGACTATGACTCTGATCTCTCTGACAGTATTATTAacacacagcctttgtacagtAAGAACAGCGAGACAGTGTCAGTGAAAAATCAGAGTAGCTGCGACTCTCCGTCAGCCCTCAGCCTCACAAAGCCATCTTTTGATTTCTCTAAGAAAACAAGCACAGACCTGGATGATTCagatctcttcttctctcccaaGAAGCCTGTTGAAACTGTTGTTCAGAAGAAATCTAACACCCCAGCAGCCATTACACCTGCAGAAGAGATGGTGTTAGATGAGTTTTATGATGACTACTTTGACATAGATGACTTCAATGACTCCGATATCCCTGATTACTATGACAAGCCCCCAAACTCCAGCACTGTGACTACAACAGTGAAAGAGGGGGGACCAAGCAAGTCTTCCTGGGATAAGAAACCAACAACACCTGCTCCTACACCCAAGCCTTCAACGGTCTGCTCTCCTG AGCCCACCTTCAGAAACCCAGCCCACGATCGCTTCAGAGGGTACAACTTCCCCCACTCACAGGAGATGATGAAGATCTTTCACAAGCGTTTTGGTCTCCATCAGTTCAGATTCAATCAACTTGAAGCAATCAATGCAACAATCCAGACAGAAGACACGTTTATTTTGATGCCCACAG GTGGGGGTAAAAGCTTGTGCTACCAGCTGCCTGCCTGCGTGTCACCAGGGGTCACTGTGGTCATTTCTCCACTCAAATCACTCATTGTAGACCAGGTCCAGAAACTCACAACACTGGAT ATCCCAGCAACAAGCCTGTCTGGTAATGTAAGTGAGAGTGAAGCAGGGAGGATTTATATGCAGCTCTCTAGAAAAGACCCCATCATTAAACTTCTCTATGTCACCCCTGAGAAG GTGAGCGCAAGTAACAAGCTGATCTCCGCCCTGCACAACCTGTACGAGCGAGGCCTTTTGGCCCGCTTTGTCATAGACGAGGCTCATTGTGTCAGTCAG TGGGGTCACGATTTCCGTCCAGACTACAAGAAGTTGCATGAACTTCGTCACAAGTTCCCCAAGGTGCCGATGATGGCCCTGACAGCCACCGCTACCCCGCGTGTTCAGAAAGACATCCTCAACCAGCTGAATATGACTCGGCCACAGGT GTTCACCATGAGCTTCAACAGAATGAACCTGAAGTATGCTGTCCTGCCTAAGAAACCCAAAAAGGTCGATGAGGACTGCATCAATTGGATCAAGAAGCACTATCCAC GCGACTCTGGCATCGTGTACTGCCTGTCCCGTAACGACTGTGATGCCATGGCTGAGAGCCTGCAGAGAGCACAGATATTAGCTCTGTCCTATCACGCAGGCCTgagtgacagtgacagagagtATGTGCAGAACAAGTGGATCAACCAGGACGGCTGCCAG GTCATCTGTGCCACCATAGCCTTTGGCATGGGTATCGACAAGCCTGATGTGCGCTATGTGATCCACGCCAGTCTGCCGAAGTCAGTGGAGGGTTACTACCAGGAGTCCGGGAGAGCTGGCAGAGACGGAGAGATCTCTCACTGTATTCTCTTCTACTCCTACACCGACGTCCACCGCATCAAGAGGATTATCAGCA TGGACAGAGAAGGTGACAGACACACCAAGGCGACTCATTTCAACAACCTCCACAGCATGGTGCACTTCTGTGAGAACATGATGGAGTGCCGAAGGATTCAGCTGCTTGCATACTTCGGGGAGATGAAGTTCAACAAAAGCTTCTGTAAGGAACACCCGGACGTGAGCTGCGACAACTGCGCCAAACCAAAC CAATACAAGATGAGAAATGTCACTGAAGATGTGAAGAAGATCGTGAGGTTTGCCCAGGAGAACTGCGAGAAAGTTGGAGCAAGGTTTGGCAGGACTTCTCAGCAGAACCGACTGACACTGAACATGCTGGTGGACATCTTTATAG GGTCTAAATCTGCCAAGGTACAGACAGGAATGTTTGGGATGGGAGGAGCCTACTCCAGACACAATGCTGACCGTCTCTTCAAAAAGCTGGTGCTGGACAACGTCCTGGTGGAGGATCTCTACATCACCAACAACGGCCAAGCTGTGTCGTATATCTCTGCTGGACCCAAAGCCATGAACGTGCTATCTGGACACATGCAG GTGGAGTTCTATGAGACGGAGAGTGCGTCCAGCATCAGGAAACATAAAGCAGCTGTGGCCAAGAACGTCTcccagagagaggagaaggttCAGGAGTGTCTGAAGGAGCTGACAGATCTGTGCAAGCAGCTGGGGAAAGCTTTTGGCATTCACTATTACAACATCTTCTCCACTGCCACCTTGAAAAAGATATCAG AGAAGCTTTCTTCTGACGCTGAGGTCCTGCTACAAATCGACGGTGTGACAGAAGACAAACTGGAGAAGTACGGAGCTGAAGTCATACAGCTCCTAGAGAAATACTCTGCGTGGCAGCTGCCTG AGGAGGAACAGACAGTCAGTGGTGGAGACGGGTGGATAGACACGGCACAAGGTCGTGCATATGGAGACTTGGAAGATGACACAGAGTCCTCCACGTACTTCAATAATAAGCCTGCACAGGgacagaagagaaagaaagctcCGTTCTTCAAATACTCCAAGAAGAAAAAAGCATACGGCAACTCAAGTGGCAACTCTAAAGG TCGTGGCAACAGCAGCAATAAATCGTTTTCATCGTACAGCTACAGAGGTGGATCAAAAGCTGCAGGTCGGGGGTCCAGGAGCACAGCGGGCGATACATCAGCAGGCAGGAGACCGGGCATCATGAGTGTCCCGACCCCTCAAACCAGCCAGCGACCCTTCTTAAAGCCAACCTTTTCATACTTGGGCTAG
- the blm gene encoding recQ-like DNA helicase BLM isoform X3, whose protein sequence is MSILPQNNLKEQLARHSNAAQSKLSLAKPKPGAFSFKKKTSSGTTKVEVPTKLERPQKSKINNFFPVSSKGMSDSSTPAGNRAPAGQTPSAVSATKVTTAPTKSDNQFTSGNGGNSTSLDASLGISIDDWDDFDDFETPPAKAKNDSFSSEKSGKSANPVSSFSEEKTQHTEKLNHDASLRTPELSSSFGNKTGLSRSEQSRMDTDELEHGVDKSAVSPGPSSNQDPAEFEIEDSPVRKPRRRRLPSVHLTSVLSDSEEDNDDVVETFKEKTDDKKKWVDPKVIQLNDNSEPEDDLDYIPPSPIHDQISYTTSALETSRSKSAGAESRDSPVQSKGPTTTLPEPSDHHSKDKTNEQLFSIMESICSLVDSIPEHELIGLSCGDELLLKRAQRKRILATGGGGLLKIQQPDSTVISEPRFTEKSLSCDTSSVMSCSTSVPIDFKKPPQIRRSSVISLDYDSDLSDSIINTQPLYSKNSETVSVKNQSSCDSPSALSLTKPSFDFSKKTSTDLDDSDLFFSPKKPVETVVQKKSNTPAAITPAEEMVLDEFYDDYFDIDDFNDSDIPDYYDKPPNSSTVTTTVKEGGPSKSSWDKKPTTPAPTPKPSTVCSPEPTFRNPAHDRFRGYNFPHSQEMMKIFHKRFGLHQFRFNQLEAINATIQTEDTFILMPTGGGKSLCYQLPACVSPGVTVVISPLKSLIVDQVQKLTTLDIPATSLSGNVSESEAGRIYMQLSRKDPIIKLLYVTPEKVSASNKLISALHNLYERGLLARFVIDEAHCVSQWGHDFRPDYKKLHELRHKFPKVPMMALTATATPRVQKDILNQLNMTRPQVFTMSFNRMNLKYAVLPKKPKKVDEDCINWIKKHYPRDSGIVYCLSRNDCDAMAESLQRAQILALSYHAGLSDSDREYVQNKWINQDGCQVICATIAFGMGIDKPDVRYVIHASLPKSVEGYYQESGRAGRDGEISHCILFYSYTDVHRIKRIISMDREGDRHTKATHFNNLHSMVHFCENMMECRRIQLLAYFGEMKFNKSFCKEHPDVSCDNCAKPNQYKMRNVTEDVKKIVRFAQENCEKVGARFGRTSQQNRLTLNMLVDIFIGSKSAKVQTGMFGMGGAYSRHNADRLFKKLVLDNVLVEDLYITNNGQAVSYISAGPKAMNVLSGHMQVEFYETESASSIRKHKAAVAKNVSQREEKVQECLKELTDLCKQLGKAFGIHYYNIFSTATLKKISEKLSSDAEVLLQIDGVTEDKLEKYGAEVIQLLEKYSAWQLPEEEQTVSGGDGWIDTAQGRAYGDLEDDTESSTYFNNKPAQGQKRKKAPFFKYSKKKKAYGNSSGNSKGRGNSSNKSFSSYSYRGGSKAAGRGSRSTAGDTSAGRRPGIMSVPTPQTSQRPFLKPTFSYLG, encoded by the exons ATGTCTATTCTTCCACAAAATAACCTGAAGGAGCAGCTGGCGAGGCACAGCAATGCTGCTCAAAGCAAACTGTCTCTGGCTAAACCCAAACCGGG GGCCTTTTCTTTCAAAAAGAAGACCTCATCGGGTACAACCAAGGTGGAAGTCCCGACCAAG cttGAGAGACCTCAAAAATCCAAAATCAACAACTTCTTCCCTGTAAGTTCAAAAGGCATGTCGGACTCAAGCACCCCAGCAGGTAACCGTGCTCCTGCAGGTCAGACTCCTTCAGCAGTGTCTGCTACTAAGGTGACGACAGCTCCGACTAAATCTGACAACCAGTTCACTAGTGGCAATGGAGGCAACTCCACAAGTCTGGATGCATCTCTTGGAATCTCGATAGATGACTGGGatgattttgatgactttgaaACTCCTCCCGCCAAAGCAAAAAATGACTCATTCAGTTCAGAAAAATCTGGGAAGAGTGCCAATCCAGTGTCGTCTTTTAgtgaagaaaaaacacagcacacagagaAACTAAACCATGACGCCTCTCTCAGAACACCAGAGTTAAGCAGCAGTTTTGGAAACAAGACAGGTCTCTCCAGAAGTGAACAGTCTCGCATGGACACAGATGAACTGGAGCATGGTGTCGACAAATCTGCAGTTTCACCAGGACCTAGTTCGAATCAGGACCCAGCAGAGTTTGAAATTGAGGATTCTCCAGTTAGAAAGCCCAGAAGACGACGACTTCCCTCTGTTCATCTGACGTCTGTCCTGAGTGATAGTGAAGAGGACAACGATGATGTGGTGGAGacttttaaagaaaagacaG ACGATAAGAAAAAATGGGTTGACCCAAAGGTCATACAGCTTAATGACAACTCAGAGCCTGAAGATGATCTTGATTACATTCCCCCTTCTCCGATCCATGATCAGATCTCTTATACCACTTCTGCACTGGAGACCAG CAGGTCTAAATCAGCTGGTGCTGAAAGCAGAGACAGTCCTGTGCAATCAAAGGGACCTACAACAACACTACCTGAACCCTCTGATCACCACTCAAAAGATAAAACAA ATGAGCAACTCTTCAGTATCATGGAGTCCATTTGTTCTCTGGTTGATTCCATCCCTGAACATGAACTGATAGGTTTGTCTTGTGGAGATGAGCTGTTGCTGAAGAGGGCTCAAAG GAAGAGGATTCTTGCAACAGGTGGTGGTGGTTTATTGAAGATACAGCAGCCAGACAGCACTGTGATTTCTGAACCCCGCTTTACAGAAAAATCCCTTAGCTGTGATACGTCTAGTGTTATGTCATGCAGCACCTCTGTGCCCATTGACTTCAAGAAGCCTCCTCAGATCAGGAGATCTTCAGTCATCTCTCTGGACTATGACTCTGATCTCTCTGACAGTATTATTAacacacagcctttgtacagtAAGAACAGCGAGACAGTGTCAGTGAAAAATCAGAGTAGCTGCGACTCTCCGTCAGCCCTCAGCCTCACAAAGCCATCTTTTGATTTCTCTAAGAAAACAAGCACAGACCTGGATGATTCagatctcttcttctctcccaaGAAGCCTGTTGAAACTGTTGTTCAGAAGAAATCTAACACCCCAGCAGCCATTACACCTGCAGAAGAGATGGTGTTAGATGAGTTTTATGATGACTACTTTGACATAGATGACTTCAATGACTCCGATATCCCTGATTACTATGACAAGCCCCCAAACTCCAGCACTGTGACTACAACAGTGAAAGAGGGGGGACCAAGCAAGTCTTCCTGGGATAAGAAACCAACAACACCTGCTCCTACACCCAAGCCTTCAACGGTCTGCTCTCCTG AGCCCACCTTCAGAAACCCAGCCCACGATCGCTTCAGAGGGTACAACTTCCCCCACTCACAGGAGATGATGAAGATCTTTCACAAGCGTTTTGGTCTCCATCAGTTCAGATTCAATCAACTTGAAGCAATCAATGCAACAATCCAGACAGAAGACACGTTTATTTTGATGCCCACAG GTGGGGGTAAAAGCTTGTGCTACCAGCTGCCTGCCTGCGTGTCACCAGGGGTCACTGTGGTCATTTCTCCACTCAAATCACTCATTGTAGACCAGGTCCAGAAACTCACAACACTGGAT ATCCCAGCAACAAGCCTGTCTGGTAATGTAAGTGAGAGTGAAGCAGGGAGGATTTATATGCAGCTCTCTAGAAAAGACCCCATCATTAAACTTCTCTATGTCACCCCTGAGAAG GTGAGCGCAAGTAACAAGCTGATCTCCGCCCTGCACAACCTGTACGAGCGAGGCCTTTTGGCCCGCTTTGTCATAGACGAGGCTCATTGTGTCAGTCAG TGGGGTCACGATTTCCGTCCAGACTACAAGAAGTTGCATGAACTTCGTCACAAGTTCCCCAAGGTGCCGATGATGGCCCTGACAGCCACCGCTACCCCGCGTGTTCAGAAAGACATCCTCAACCAGCTGAATATGACTCGGCCACAGGT GTTCACCATGAGCTTCAACAGAATGAACCTGAAGTATGCTGTCCTGCCTAAGAAACCCAAAAAGGTCGATGAGGACTGCATCAATTGGATCAAGAAGCACTATCCAC GCGACTCTGGCATCGTGTACTGCCTGTCCCGTAACGACTGTGATGCCATGGCTGAGAGCCTGCAGAGAGCACAGATATTAGCTCTGTCCTATCACGCAGGCCTgagtgacagtgacagagagtATGTGCAGAACAAGTGGATCAACCAGGACGGCTGCCAG GTCATCTGTGCCACCATAGCCTTTGGCATGGGTATCGACAAGCCTGATGTGCGCTATGTGATCCACGCCAGTCTGCCGAAGTCAGTGGAGGGTTACTACCAGGAGTCCGGGAGAGCTGGCAGAGACGGAGAGATCTCTCACTGTATTCTCTTCTACTCCTACACCGACGTCCACCGCATCAAGAGGATTATCAGCA TGGACAGAGAAGGTGACAGACACACCAAGGCGACTCATTTCAACAACCTCCACAGCATGGTGCACTTCTGTGAGAACATGATGGAGTGCCGAAGGATTCAGCTGCTTGCATACTTCGGGGAGATGAAGTTCAACAAAAGCTTCTGTAAGGAACACCCGGACGTGAGCTGCGACAACTGCGCCAAACCAAAC CAATACAAGATGAGAAATGTCACTGAAGATGTGAAGAAGATCGTGAGGTTTGCCCAGGAGAACTGCGAGAAAGTTGGAGCAAGGTTTGGCAGGACTTCTCAGCAGAACCGACTGACACTGAACATGCTGGTGGACATCTTTATAG GGTCTAAATCTGCCAAGGTACAGACAGGAATGTTTGGGATGGGAGGAGCCTACTCCAGACACAATGCTGACCGTCTCTTCAAAAAGCTGGTGCTGGACAACGTCCTGGTGGAGGATCTCTACATCACCAACAACGGCCAAGCTGTGTCGTATATCTCTGCTGGACCCAAAGCCATGAACGTGCTATCTGGACACATGCAG GTGGAGTTCTATGAGACGGAGAGTGCGTCCAGCATCAGGAAACATAAAGCAGCTGTGGCCAAGAACGTCTcccagagagaggagaaggttCAGGAGTGTCTGAAGGAGCTGACAGATCTGTGCAAGCAGCTGGGGAAAGCTTTTGGCATTCACTATTACAACATCTTCTCCACTGCCACCTTGAAAAAGATATCAG AGAAGCTTTCTTCTGACGCTGAGGTCCTGCTACAAATCGACGGTGTGACAGAAGACAAACTGGAGAAGTACGGAGCTGAAGTCATACAGCTCCTAGAGAAATACTCTGCGTGGCAGCTGCCTG AGGAGGAACAGACAGTCAGTGGTGGAGACGGGTGGATAGACACGGCACAAGGTCGTGCATATGGAGACTTGGAAGATGACACAGAGTCCTCCACGTACTTCAATAATAAGCCTGCACAGGgacagaagagaaagaaagctcCGTTCTTCAAATACTCCAAGAAGAAAAAAGCATACGGCAACTCAAGTGGCAACTCTAAAGG TCGTGGCAACAGCAGCAATAAATCGTTTTCATCGTACAGCTACAGAGGTGGATCAAAAGCTGCAGGTCGGGGGTCCAGGAGCACAGCGGGCGATACATCAGCAGGCAGGAGACCGGGCATCATGAGTGTCCCGACCCCTCAAACCAGCCAGCGACCCTTCTTAAAGCCAACCTTTTCATACTTGGGCTAG